ACAAGGGACAAGGGTTTTGTTGTTTGGGTAGACATTAGAGATCGTTACGGAATTACACAATTGGTATTTGATGCGGACCGGACTTCTCCCGAGTTGTTGGAACAAGCGAGAAATCTTGGTCGTGAATTTGTTATACAGGTCAAAGGAAAGGTTATTGAGCGGGCCTCTAAGAACGCTAATATCCCTACAGGTTATATTGAAGTTTTAGTTGAAGAACTTATTGTCTTGAACGAATCTAAGACCCCTCCTTTTACCATAGAAAACGAAACGGATGGTGGAGAAGATTTGCGTATGAAATATCGTTACTTGGATATTCGTAGAAATCCAGTAAAAAACAACCTTATCTTCAGAAGTAAGGTTACCATGGAAGTTAGAAAATACCTGTCTAACCAAGATTTTATAGAAGTAGAGACGCCTTACTTGATTAAATCCACACCAGAAGGTGCCCGTGATTTCGTGGTGCCTAGTCGTATGAACGAAGGACAGTTCTATGCATTACCACAATCGCCACAAACCTTTAAGCAATTGCTTATGGTAGGTGGTATGGATAAATATTTTCAGATTGTAAAATGTTTCAGGGACGAGGACCTAAGAGCGGACCGCCAGCCAGAATTTACACAAATAGATTGTGAAATGGCCTTTGTAGAGCAAGAGGATATATTGGATGTATTTGAAGGTTTAACAAAATATCTGTTACAAGAGATAAATGGTATTACCGTAGATAGCTTTCCTAGAATGACCTATGATGAAGCCATGGCCAAGTACGGTAACGATAAACCGGATATTCGTTTTGGCATGGAGTTCGGTGAATTAAACAACGTTACTCAACACAAAGAATTCAATGTCTTCAACAAGGCCGAATTGGTCGTAGGTATTGCCGTCCCGGGTGCAAATACGTATACACGCAAGGAAATTGACAAACTGATAGATTGGGTTAAAAGACCACAAGTGGGCGCTTTGGGTATGGTGTACTGCCGGTGTAATGAGGATGGCAGTTTTAAATCTTCTGTGGATAAATTTTATGACCAAGAGGATTTGGCCAAGTGGGCAGAAGCAACGGGAGCCAAACCGGGAGATCTTATTTGCGTGCTATCGGGACAAACAAACAAGGTACGAGCTCAATTAAGTGCTTTACGTATGGAGTTGGCCACACGATTGGGCCTAAGAAAAAATACTGAATTTGCGCCATTATGGGTGGTAGACTTTCCTTTATTGGAATTGGATGAAGAGACCGGTCATTACCACGCCATGCACCATCCGTTTACTTCACCGAAACCGGGCCAGTTAGCATTATTGGAAACAGATCCGGGAGCCGTACGCGCCAATGCCTATGATTTGGTATTGAACGGCAATGAAATTGGTGGTGGCTCCATTCGTATACATGATAAAGAAACCCAAGCTACCATGTTCCGTCACTTAGGGTTTACCCCTGAAGAAGCCAAGGAACAATTTGGGTTTTTAATGGACGCCTTCCAGTATGGCGCGCCTCCGCACGGTGGAATTGCTTTTGGCCTGGATAGACTAGTAGCTATTTTAGGCGGACAGGAAACCATACGTGATTTTATCGCCTTTCCTAAAAATAACAGTGGCCGTGACGTAATGATTGACGCTCCTGCCGCTATTGATGACGAACAATTAAAGGAATTGAACTTGAAATTAGATTTGTAATTTTCTTTAATTATAATTTTCTGGTTCTACGAATTCCATTCGTATCCAATGATGAGGTAAAGTCAATACGACTTATTTCCCTTTTTTAAAGGACAAGGAAGTCCATTGAAAACGCTGTAATTATAACGAGATCTGCGCTGTTTAAAAAATCGTCTAACAAAATAGATTATTTTTAAGAAGAAAATTACTCCGAGGGAAGCTTAGGAGTATTTTTAATCTCGGTTATCGAGTAAAGCACAGTAATGCCCAACCAGAAAAACAGTCTTTTAAAACGTATATATAAGTGGAGGTACAAACATATTTCCAACAAAACCTTTATTTACATTCTTAGCGTAATCGTTGGACTATTAGCTGGCCTAGCTTCGGTAACCCTAAAGAACATCACCTATTTTATAGAGGCCTCTTTAGAGAACGGTATTATCCTTACAAGGAATCAACTTTACTTTGTACTTCCTATACTAGGGTTAACACTGGTTTTTCTATACGTAAAATACGTCCATAAAGAAAAATTGAAACACGCCGTTTCATCCATTTTGTTCTCGCTTTCAAAAAACAAAGGTATCATCAGCAAAAAACAGATACTAACCCAACTTGTTGCAGCACCGCTAACGGTCGGTTTTGGTGGTTCGGTAGGTTTATTGGGACCCGCGGTGGCCTCTGGAGCGGCCATTAGTTCCAATCTTGGACAACTCTTTCATATCAATACCAAAACACGGTCATTACTAATTGCCTGTGCCTCGGCCGGGGCTATATCTTCCATCTTTCAAGCTCCGATTGCAGCGATAATCTTTGCCGTGGAGGTCTTTAGTCTAGACCTGACCATGATCTCTATGTTACCCCTGTTACTTGCTTCCATTTCCGGCGTACTTACCTCCTATTTTTTTTTGGGTAACGAAGTGCTTTTTAAATTCACCATTACACAATCATTTGAGGTAAAAGACACCTTGTTTTATATTCTGCTTGGTGTGGGCACCGCAATAGCTTCCATATACTTTACCAAAATGTACTTTGGCATTATGAAACTATTTAAACCCCTTAGAAGTCCTAAATACCGTTTATTGGTTGGTGGATTGGCCATAGGTATAATGCTCTACTTTATTCCTCCTCTTTATGGTGAAGGCTTTGGGTTTATTAACCACTTGTTAGACGGGAATCACTTACTTGCACTGGGCACTACCCCTTTTGATGCATTTATGGATAATATTTGGGTAGTCATTGCCCTATTGTTCGGTATTACCATCTTCAAGGCGGTGGCCATGACCACCACTTTAGCCGCAGGCGGTGCAGGAGGTATTTTTATTCCTACCATGGTTATGGGCAGTGCATTGGGGAACGTTGTGGGGAAGGTCATCAATAACCTAGGCCTCGGTCTGTCCGTATCGGAGAGTAACTTTACGTTGATAGGCATGGCTGGTCTTATTGCGGGAGTACTCCATGCCCCTTTAACGGCCATTTTCTTAATAGCTGAGATTACCGGAGGATATGAACTTTTTGTTCCTTTAATGATTACCGCTTCCATTTCATACATCATTACCAAAAATGCGATAGACTACACTATTTATACAAGGGAACTGGCAGAAAGTGGTGATTTACTGACGCACAACAAAGACCAAGCGGTTTTGACACTTATGCAGCTTGATGATATCATTGAAAAGAACTTTAAGACCGTACGCCCGGATATGACCTTGGGAGATATGTTGCACGAGTCCGTTGCCAAATCGGCTAGAAACATTTTCCCGGTAGTGGATACCAACAATTCCTTGGTAGGCATTATACTATTGGACGACATACGTGAATTTATGTTCGACACCGCATTGTATAAGACAACCCGAGTAGAGACGTTTATGCATAACGCTCCAGAACATATATTCTACGGTAAGGATAATATGCAACAGGTAATGCAAAAATTTCAGGATAGTGGGGCGTGGAACCTTCCGGTCATTAAAAATGGAAAATATATAGGCTTTGTCTCCAAATCCAAACTGCTAACGGCCTATCGCAGAGAGCTTATAAATTTCACCAGTAACTAATTTTCATTCTGTAAATTTGCACTATGAAATATCTGATATCGCTTATTGTCTGCATTGCTTTTGGCCTTATTATTTATGGCTTTTCCTTAGATGAAACAGAAGAAGCGATTGCCGATAAGTATATCGGTTCAGGAACTTTGACCCTATTTCTTGTTGCTATGCCGCTTTTCTTGTATAAAGAAAGTAAAACCAGAAAGTGGAACGACTATATGCTTACGGAAGAAAACGTAAGGAAAATGCAAGGAAAGGAACCTAAGAATACTGATAATCAGGACACTCCGTCCAATTAAATTCTTCAACGCCACGTTTCTTAGACAAAAAATGATTAAATTAGAGTACTAACATTTAATCTTTAATTTTCATGACTGGCACAGTTAAATTTTTTAATGAATCCAAAGGATATGGCTTTATTACCAATGACGACACCGGAAAGGACATCTTCGTTCATGCAACCGCCCTTAACGGAACGGAGCTGAGAGAAGGAGACAAAGTGGAATACGTTGAAGAAGAAGGAAGAAAAGGAATAGTTGCAGGGCAAGTTCAAGTCCTTTAACCAAACGTATGACATCTTGTAAGAATTAGAACCATGCCAATGCATGGTTTTTTTATTGGTTCTTTTGAATTTTCCCATAATTCCGTACTTATATACGTCACTACTCCCGCCTTTTTTCAAAAAAACGTTTCAATAGGGTCGTTGATTCCATGGCCAAAATACCACCGGTAATGACTGTTTTAGGATGTAATTGCGTCCCCATAACCCCACATCCCCTTTGTTCATCTTTTGCACCAAAAACAATTTTGCCTATTTGGCTCCAATAAAGCGCACCAGCACACATTTGGCAGGGTTCTAAGGTAACATATAGGGTACAAGCGCGGAGGTATTTTCCGCCCAGGAAATTGGCCGCCGCCGTAATGGCCTGCATCTCGGCATGTGCAGTAACATCGTTCAACTGCTCTGTTAGATTATGGGCCCTAGCTATAATTCTATCCTTGATAACGATGACAGCTCCAACAGGTATTTCGTTCTGCTC
This genomic window from Maribacter sp. MJ134 contains:
- the aspS gene encoding aspartate--tRNA ligase; this translates as MYRSHSCGELRESHIDSAVTLSGWVSKTRDKGFVVWVDIRDRYGITQLVFDADRTSPELLEQARNLGREFVIQVKGKVIERASKNANIPTGYIEVLVEELIVLNESKTPPFTIENETDGGEDLRMKYRYLDIRRNPVKNNLIFRSKVTMEVRKYLSNQDFIEVETPYLIKSTPEGARDFVVPSRMNEGQFYALPQSPQTFKQLLMVGGMDKYFQIVKCFRDEDLRADRQPEFTQIDCEMAFVEQEDILDVFEGLTKYLLQEINGITVDSFPRMTYDEAMAKYGNDKPDIRFGMEFGELNNVTQHKEFNVFNKAELVVGIAVPGANTYTRKEIDKLIDWVKRPQVGALGMVYCRCNEDGSFKSSVDKFYDQEDLAKWAEATGAKPGDLICVLSGQTNKVRAQLSALRMELATRLGLRKNTEFAPLWVVDFPLLELDEETGHYHAMHHPFTSPKPGQLALLETDPGAVRANAYDLVLNGNEIGGGSIRIHDKETQATMFRHLGFTPEEAKEQFGFLMDAFQYGAPPHGGIAFGLDRLVAILGGQETIRDFIAFPKNNSGRDVMIDAPAAIDDEQLKELNLKLDL
- a CDS encoding chloride channel protein, producing MPNQKNSLLKRIYKWRYKHISNKTFIYILSVIVGLLAGLASVTLKNITYFIEASLENGIILTRNQLYFVLPILGLTLVFLYVKYVHKEKLKHAVSSILFSLSKNKGIISKKQILTQLVAAPLTVGFGGSVGLLGPAVASGAAISSNLGQLFHINTKTRSLLIACASAGAISSIFQAPIAAIIFAVEVFSLDLTMISMLPLLLASISGVLTSYFFLGNEVLFKFTITQSFEVKDTLFYILLGVGTAIASIYFTKMYFGIMKLFKPLRSPKYRLLVGGLAIGIMLYFIPPLYGEGFGFINHLLDGNHLLALGTTPFDAFMDNIWVVIALLFGITIFKAVAMTTTLAAGGAGGIFIPTMVMGSALGNVVGKVINNLGLGLSVSESNFTLIGMAGLIAGVLHAPLTAIFLIAEITGGYELFVPLMITASISYIITKNAIDYTIYTRELAESGDLLTHNKDQAVLTLMQLDDIIEKNFKTVRPDMTLGDMLHESVAKSARNIFPVVDTNNSLVGIILLDDIREFMFDTALYKTTRVETFMHNAPEHIFYGKDNMQQVMQKFQDSGAWNLPVIKNGKYIGFVSKSKLLTAYRRELINFTSN
- a CDS encoding cold-shock protein encodes the protein MTGTVKFFNESKGYGFITNDDTGKDIFVHATALNGTELREGDKVEYVEEEGRKGIVAGQVQVL
- a CDS encoding nucleoside deaminase yields the protein MILPYDDSYFMKKALQEAEYAFEQNEIPVGAVIVIKDRIIARAHNLTEQLNDVTAHAEMQAITAAANFLGGKYLRACTLYVTLEPCQMCAGALYWSQIGKIVFGAKDEQRGCGVMGTQLHPKTVITGGILAMESTTLLKRFFEKRRE